From the Drechmeria coniospora strain ARSEF 6962 chromosome 02, whole genome shotgun sequence genome, the window AGTCCTAGATCTCCTGGGTGccaccgccgaggccgccctgATTGCAACTGGCTCCCCTTACATGGCTGCAACTATTCCCATCCTCATCATGGTATTGTACGCATTGCAAAAGGTGTACCTCCGCACTTCAAGGCAACTCCGGTTGTTGGACATTGAGACTCGTGCCCCATTGTGCTCCCATTTTTTGGAAACTCTCGAAGGCTTGTCAACCATCCGCGCCTTCGGCTGGGAGGATGAAGGCAGGAGGCGGGCCCAAGATCTGCTGGACGTCTCGCAAAGGCCATACTACCTCTTGCTTTGTGCCCAGAGCTGGCTGAATCTAGTTCTAGACTTGATCGTGGCTGCAGAGGCCACCATTGTCGTCGCGCTAGCCATCGGCATTCGCTCACAGACAAATGCCGCGCTTCTGGGTGTGTCGCTAAACAATATTCTCTGTGCGTGTTGTTCCGATGACGGTGACTGAAAGGTCCGCTAAATATTTCGCAGCGTTCAACAGCAGTCTGGCATCTGTCATTGGTGGCTGGACCTTGCTCGAAACCTCCCTCGGCTCAATCGCCCGCCTGCGAAGCTTGGAGAGGGATGTTAGATCAGAGGACAAGAGTGCAGAGACCAAACAACCACCGGATGGCTGGCCTTTGCTGGGTGCCATTGATATTTCCGACATGACTGCATCTCACAGGTGGGAAGCCCACACCTCCTCGGAAATCGCTCCCGCTAACCCTGCAGTCCGTCCGCCGTTGCCATACGAAATTTTGACCTGCACATTATGGCTGGCCAGAAGATTGGCGTTGTTGGTCGCACTGGGAGGTAAGATAATCTCGTGCCCTTGCCTGAGGCTCTGCTGATGACGAAACAGTGGCAAAAGCTCCTTGATTGCTACGCTAGTCAGACTGCTCGAAATTAACTCTGGAATCGTCACGATCGACGGCCTTGATCTGGCAACTCTCCCCCGCAACGTCGTCAGGGAGAGATTGGTAGTCGTGCCGCAAGACGCCCCCGTGCTCGTTGGAACCTTACGCTTCAATGTCGACCCGAATCAGGCACACAACGATGCGGCCATCGTGCACTCCCTTGACCGTGTCGGTCTTTGGACCTACTTCCGCAACGATGGTGGCCTCGATTCGGAAATGAGGCCAGGCTCCTTGTCACATGGCCAGCGACAACTTCTTGCGCTCGCGCGTGCCATGTTGAAGAAAGGCAAAGTTCTGTTGTTGGACGAGCCGACCAGCAGCGTGGACGCCGATATGGACGCTTTGATGCAGCAGATTATTCGGGAGGAGTTCAAGGAATGTACCGTCATCACGGTGGCTCATCGAATTAACACAATCTTCCCAGGTTCTGACATGATTATCGTCATGGACGAGGGTAGCATAGTCGAGGCTGGCCCTCCGGAAGAGCTGTTGGCGAGGCAGGGAAGGTTTGCCCAGCTGATCGAATCTCGACCGAACCCAGGAATGGCAGGAAATGTTGGCTAGCGAGAATTGGAAGCGGCAGTTGCACAACCTATCTTTTCTGGGGCAGATTGAGCACTGGGAGAAATACTGAGAAGAACAAGGAATGCGAGAAGGGATGTGGGCATAGCCAGGAACAGCAGAGGCGGGACGCCCAGCAGCTTTGGTAACTTGAACGCCGGTGGAGCTCCCACTTCCCACTAATACGGCTGACGGCCTGTGCCGCTGTTGTAGTGACGGCTGGAATTGGGCCCCTGCTTCCAACTTTTCCAATGGCATATTTTTGCTTGCATTGAGTACATTCGAGACGGTATGCTTGGCCGAAGAAGCTGTCGGATTATTGGTGAATGTTTTGGATGTCGTCTTTTTGAGGGTTGCTGGCACGAACCAGGATTGCTGAAGCACACAACCATGGGGAGAATCTGAGAACCTGAAACATTGAATGGTTCACGTAAATGGGCAATGGATGTCCCAGTGAGAATCTCACCAAGATATCCAAGTACGCCAGGCCAACATCGAAACGGTACCTACTAGTTCAAGGTTTGCTGAATGAACCTGAAGCAGGGGTTGATGCCGACGCGAAACGTGGACGGAATGAATGTTATCTCGAACAGTGCACATGGCACATTTGACGTTTGTAGACTTACATGCTATCTCAAGTAACACTACACAGCCAAGCTGGGCGATAGATCGAATCTCATTAGATGGCGAAGAGTCCTGTTGCTTCCTCATTGTTGCGCCTACAAGACCCGTACAGCGGAAGTGGCGGATGCACCACAGGCATCACCAACCCCTGAAATTCCGAATGCAACGAGTCAGCGCACAGGCAGGAAAGGATAGCAACATCGTCGTTAAAATACTAGCAGGCTCGCACCGGCTGGTCGGCCACCAAAGTCTGTCGCAGAACAAGCCGAATCGCATACTTTGACACTCTCGCATCAAGAACGTCGGATTGATGGCCTCGGGGATTTACTTGCACGAGGTCGGGCCGCAGCACTGTAGTGGTCAGAATGGCCATATTGGACCGAATCTCCTTGAATCAGGATTTGGCGACTCAAAGAATGGTTGCCCGTGCTGGCGAGGACAGAGGCAGCAGAGAGGAGAGCCTTTCCGAGGAATCGCCACTTCTGGGGCCACGAAGAAAATCGACCATCGGCAAGTCGACAGGGGAGAATTCGGCGACATCAGACACAAATTCTAGAATCGGCATCGAAGGGGTGAAATTTCTGGCCGATGTGTCGCAGGCTCGGTTCTGGATCATCTTCCTCCAGATCCTCTCATCGCTCTTCATCGGGTCCTTTGACGGCACCATCATGGCAAGCTCGCACCCGATGGTGACATCCTATTTTTCAGCGGCGAATTCGGCTTCCTGGCTGTCGACGGCTTTCAtgctgacgtcgacgaccttcCAGCCACTTCTTGGGCGTCTCTCGGACGCGGTTGGGCGTAAGCCCATGTACATGGGCTGCATGGTGGTATTTGTGCTTGCAACGACGCTCTGCGCGCTCGCCGGCAGCATCGAGGTCTTCATCTTCGCGAGGGCACTGTGCGGActgggcgccggcgggacGACGGCACTGGGGAGCATCATCATCAGCGATCTTGTGCCCATCCAGTACGTCAAGCATGGCCAGAGGTGGCGATGAAGAAGAATGATGGGCAACCGAGCGCCACCCGAGGCATGCATCGTAAATCGGTACCGTGACCGGCTGACACGGGCTTGTTAGGCGTCGAAGCGTGTACCAGTCCTACATCAACGCCACCTTCGGTCTGAGCTCCGCGCTGGGTGCTGCTCTGGGCGGGACGATGGCCGAAAGACTGGGGTGGCGGTGGGAGTTTGGCATCCAGGTCCCGCCGCTGCTCGGCTGCCTATGCGTCGCTGCCGTGGCAATGCCGGGGGATCTGGGCCTGGGCCAGGCCGAGCGGCGGACGAGTGTGCGGAGGGCTTTGCGGGATTTTGACCTGAAGGGCTCGCTGCTGCTGACGTCGTCTGTTTCTTCCCTCGTGCTGGGCTTGGTCAGTCGCGCTACCCAcccgcgaggccgtcgtgccTGAGCCTGCTGCTGTGCTGTTGCTGATGGAATCGTTGTGTCCTAGAATCTGGGCGGCAACGTCCTTCCATGTATGCACGGTCAACGAAGAACCCCCATTGTCATGTCGAcattcctcctcggcgaaAGCGAGAAGCTGACATCTGGACAGGGAAGCATGCTGTCGTCATCACGGCCCTCGGCTTCTTTGCCGTCTGCTTTCcgctcttcctcctcgtcgagtcCTGGGCGTCGAAGCCCATCATGCCCCTGCAGCTGATCAGCTGTGCTCCTCGAGCCAACATCGTATTCTCCGCCTTCCTCGGAGCGCTGCTCTCCAACTCCATCTTTTTCAACCTGTACGTCGGCtatccgtccgtccgtccgtcgtcaaGTAGACGTCGTTGGGATACTCACCCCTCGCGTAGACCGCTCTACTTCCAAGCAGTCCTCCTCACGAGCGCGACGTCCTCTGGCTTGCGCCTTGCCCTCCCTTCGCTCATCTCGTGCGTAGCTGGCGCGAGCACGGGCATTGCCATGAACCGGACGGGCCGTCTGAAGTGGCCTCTGGTCTGCGGCACGGCATGTTGGCTCCTGGGCTCCGCGTGCCTCCATTCGCTGCAGCGAGGCCTGCCGTCGGTTCTGCACTACGTCATTCTCATCCCTTCGGCCCTCGGGCAAGGATTTCAGGTTCCGGGCACCTTTATGGCCACGCTGGCCTGCTCGAGTCAGTCCGAACAAGCCATCGTCATCAGCACGCTGATTCTCTGGCGCAGCCTGGGCACGGTTCTCGGCGTGGCGATGAGCAGTCTCGTCGTGCAGAACGCCTTGGTGCATTACTTGGCCTCGTACGTTGCTGGGCCGGACAAGGACCGAGTCGTCGCTCTAGTCCGGTCGTCGGTGGAGGCTGTTGCCAACCTCGAGCAGCCATATCGGGAACAGGTGGTCCAGAGCTACGAGGCAGCTCTAAAGCTCCTGTTTGCCTGCTGCATCGGGCTGGCGACTATTTCGGTTCTGCTTATCATCCCCGTCAAGCTCCCTCGGCTGGCAGGAAAGCAatgagacgacgacgacgacgacgacgatgatgatggataTGAGGCCCAACGATCTAAGCCTGCATCTACTATTGACCACATAGAAGTAGGGGGTTCCGTTTCATTGCCTCCTTCCTGGCGACTAAATCCCGCAAAATCAGGCCATCGTCAGGCAATCCGCCTATTCTAGCATTGAGCCGGGAAGGCAGGTCCCGGTTGAGAGCGGCAGGAAGGTGCCCGCTGCCAGACCGCCGCTACTGAGCTCTCCGTCTGGCAGTGTCGGTGTGATGTGCCCCCCGAGGCCCAGCTGGTTCGTTGTAGGCGGCCCGAACGAAATACGTCAATTCAAGTTGAGTGCCATGGACTCGAGGGACCGAGCAGGTCTGGTAAATTCGTCGTACGCGAGACCGTTGCGGCGGATGCATCTGAACGCAGTGCCGCATTGCACTGCACGGTAAATGGACTGATCTGTACCGTAACTCGGTCGTGCCGCAATGGACCCTTGCTGTGCTGCAATGGACCTTTGCTGTGCTGCAATGGACCATTGCTGTGCTCTACAAATGGTACTGTGCTGTCACCCTCCTGTGACGTAGCCGTGCTGGCCGGGGAAAGGTGTGCGTGCTGTAACCGAACTCTGCATAACCGCACTCTTCTTTAACCGTAGTGGTTGGCAGACGTAGTGGTCGGTGGCCGCGGCGGTCGGTGGCCGCAATGGTCGGTGGCCGCAATGGTCGGTAACCGTACCGTACTGCGCCGTAGCTCTACTGTTCCGTATTGCAACTGGGCCATCGTATATTACCGATCCTGTCCCCTACTATTGTGCCTGTACTATTATGTCGTTACCGGCCTGCGACGTAGCCGAGCTGATCAGTAAACGTACCGCTCTATAACCGCAAAGGTCTGTAGCCGTACTGGCCAGTAACCGTGCCGTACggtgccgtacatgtacagcactgcTCCGTGCTGTAACGCGGCGGAAACTGTACCGTAACGCTGCCACCATGCGGAGCGATCGCCTGTTGGTCCACTCCACCCCCTTGCCCCTTCGAGTGTTGAGCCACCAAACGAAGCGGGCGACTGTGGCTGCTCCCATCGCAGCGCTGATACGGCTGGAAGTTGCCGACGACTAGGCCTCATGGGGAAGCGCAGAGCGAGAGGCGAACTGGCTAACATTAGTATCAAAGcttagtacctaccaagtGCAGCGGGCTAGAAAATCCGCCCAAGCGCCGACCTGACCACCCGGTACCCTaacggtacatgtacatgtgtatGGCGGTGCCGGCCCACCTGCTGCCcagtacatctacagcaCGATACCTAATCTGCACATCGGAATCTCCGTTCGATCCTGTCAACGTTGCAGTGCCACGGCTGCAACGATCGACTGGGGAATCGTACCCCGCATCTGATCTGGCTGACCAGCATCCACTTACTTTCCCTAGGCACACCCACCTATTGTTCAACCTCTCGGAGGCCCTATTCCACGACGAACTGACTGTTTCTCGCATGGCCAACGTTGCATTGCAAGTGCTGTTCGGCCTCGCTGTTTTCGACCTACTTCCATTCACCGGCTGTCGCTGAGAACACGTTAGCCCCCTCGGCCGATTAGGCAAACCGTGCCACTTCCATCGAGGCAACAAAAATAGACGCAGTTTGATGGAGCACCACTCGACAACCGGAAGCTCGCATACCTGACGTTGCATGGCCATGGCTTTCGGCATCACCGTTACCGACCTGCCGCATCTCGGTGTTTCTCGGCTGTCGCTGGCCGCATCAACGTTGTGGTTGGAGGAAGTTCGGCGTCCATCCGAGCGACGACATGGACGCGATGTCGTAGAGCGTCATGCCAAACTAGAAACCAACTGACCGACGTTACATCTGCATTGCTTCGGTGTTGCTCTCCCCGACTGCCTTGACACTCTTCAGTATGTATCAATCGTCTATAAAAGGGCGCAGATGTCCCTCGATTTTGAATTGAAACAACAAACAAGATCATCCTCAGATTCAATCATCTCTTGACCAGCTTCTTTACACCTCACTTCAGTTCACCATTTTTCAACACACAAAGTTCAACATCTCACCATGAAGTTCAATCTCGCCGCCAGCTTCCTTCTCGTTGCCTCCGCACTTTCGAGCCCCATCGCGGAGGCGAACACCGCGGAGGTGAACTTTAACCGCGTGGAACTCGCCGATCCTCAAAACTGGGTCGCCGGCATCAGTCTGTTCCCGAGCCAAATCATTGCAGGCTACAACGCTGAGCTCGACGCCTACACGGCCGAGCAGTGGGCCGACCACGTTTTGAGCCAGTGCAAGAGCTTCCGTGCTTGCACCTCTACCATCTCATTTGCTGGTGAGTCTCTTGCTCCCCCCCAGACAGCATGTTGGTGCAGCATTGCTAACTCGAATTCGCAGCCGACAACTCGGGCGACACTGGCGGCCGGTACTGGTACGGCTACGTTTTCCGTGGCGGCCCAACGACCCCCTCCAACTACAGGCGCTCCCCGCGTGGAAACGTATCCGATTCGGCTGCATATACCGTCGCTTGAATCCGAATCTTTGCTTGCCTTGTTACCGTTGTTATTGAGAGCGACTCGTGTTGATTTGGAATAGACTATAGACTTGAACGGGTGATAGAAGGTCTGCTTTAGAACGAAGTGCCCTATGGCTTCAACTGCACATCGCTGTTTGGCTTCTTTATCTTTGTTGTTGGTCTTTTCATGTTTCTGTGGATCCAGAGAGCTCAATAAGAAATATATTTGAGTTCTAAGCATAAAATCGTTGTGCAACCGAACTATCAAGTGTCCCACGTATTGGTAAGGACGCCTTCATAGTAATCCACGTCCCCATTCGATGTGCACGCATGCAGATGCATTGCCATTGCATAGGATTGGGGCCGTGCTAGTACCACATCCTGTCTGAATTGTCTGGCGCATGTTTTGGTGATGTGAATTTTTCGTCATCAGCTAATACAGTGTTCGTCGTCACACAGAACCCCATTTCAGGAACAACTTGTGCGTAGTGTAGGGGGTAGATTGAGGAGATCTGGGTTCAGTAATTAGGGCGCCGCTGACTAGCTGAGGAATGGGTCATGGCGTGGTGTGGCATCGACCTCTAAGGATCCCTCTTCCTCTTGCGAGGAACTGTCTCCTAGCCTTGCAAATAAGTAGATTACGCAGTCACGTAACCCGTCCAGGTATCCCCAGATACCCACTCCGTGACAGCTGCTTACTCTCCATCTGGAATGGATGTGACGAGTTCCGGTTGCATATCTCTGAACCGCAAAGCCCGGTCTGTTAGCAGCTAACGTATTGGACTCTGAATAGTTCCGTAGTTGGAATTGCTCGGCAAGTTGTGGTGCCCTGCTCTCCCTCGGGGGTTGAGGGTGGTCCATGGTTTGATTTCATCGCGCCAAGAATACGGTTTCGTCTGTCCGTGTTGCTGGTAGAGATGAGGCAAATTTCTTCGCGTGAATCACAATTTGTCGCAAACGGCAGACATCGCGAAGTGGCCCAGCTTCAATCATGGCCCGACTACAATTTCTGCGTTGCGGCGTTCAACTTCGTCCCCATATGGTCTCATCGTCTCCTGCCCCTTCATCAGCGTACTTTGATTCGTTCGGCCCCAACTGTCAGGAACTGCTCTCCTTCTCACAGTAGATACCTTGACAGGCTATGAGAAGTCCAGATTCCCAAGACTAATGCGCCACACAATCTATTGCAATATTCTGGTATGTCTTCATGATGCCACCCCACGTAACACTTCCTCGATTTCCCTCtgctccttggccacctTTCAATACCCTGATTTGGCCAGATTGTAGTAGCGAGGAGCGGAAGAGGCCCTTATTCTCTTGCCCCAGATGGCCATGGGAATTGATACGAAATTTATGGCCAAGGATAACGAGGCAATGAGGATAAACATATTGGATACGCTCATTGCCTCCCGCCATGGTGTGAGAGCGAATGCACCAATGACGCTGATGGCGTTCCTGAAgaaggcgatgacgacgaaagATTGAGAGACGATCTTGAAGTCTCGTTGTTAGCTGGCCCGAGCTTTTTTCACGGCAATTTTCCTGGCTAAATCAAGCTTACATCTGGATAGGAGTCGATGATCAGGGTGAAGACAATATCGGCAATGGCACCGAACCCGAAGGAGTTCATGCTCGTTCCCAACACGGGGTAGAACCAATGCATACCCTGCAAGGTCATTAGCACTGCAACAAGACCATAATTGCTAAAGTATCCCTGGTCACTGGATGGAAGAAAACTCACGAGTTCTGCTGTGATACCAAACATGGCAACACCCGCTGCCATAATAAGTGCGGGCAGAGGCAGAAAATGCAATCGCATCTCGGGCTCGAAAATATCATTGTTCCGCCTCGTAAGCCAGACTATTACCTTGTCAACGAGGTAACCACCGTAGA encodes:
- a CDS encoding MFS transporter; the protein is MAILDRISLNQDLATQRMVARAGEDRGSREESLSEESPLLGPRRKSTIGKSTGENSATSDTNSRIGIEGVKFLADVSQARFWIIFLQILSSLFIGSFDGTIMASSHPMVTSYFSAANSASWLSTAFMLTSTTFQPLLGRLSDAVGRKPMYMGCMVVFVLATTLCALAGSIEVFIFARALCGLGAGGTTALGSIIISDLVPIQRRSVYQSYINATFGLSSALGAALGGTMAERLGWRWEFGIQVPPLLGCLCVAAVAMPGDLGLGQAERRTSVRRALRDFDLKGSLLLTSSVSSLVLGLNLGGNVLPWKHAVVITALGFFAVCFPLFLLVESWASKPIMPLQLISCAPRANIVFSAFLGALLSNSIFFNLPLYFQAVLLTSATSSGLRLALPSLISCVAGASTGIAMNRTGRLKWPLVCGTACWLLGSACLHSLQRGLPSVLHYVILIPSALGQGFQVPGTFMATLACSSQSEQAIVISTLILWRSLGTVLGVAMSSLVVQNALVHYLASYVAGPDKDRVVALVRSSVEAVANLEQPYREQVVQSYEAALKLLFACCIGLATISVLLIIPVKLPRLAGKQ